From a region of the Manduca sexta isolate Smith_Timp_Sample1 chromosome 19, JHU_Msex_v1.0, whole genome shotgun sequence genome:
- the LOC115445627 gene encoding extensin encodes MRTLLICMLCAITAYAQNEGPAPPRLQIPGAIPIGGPIRQGGFRQGRISPVPGAIPRSRRPGLARPSFKSVDASPRPSLQSLEEPAKPVTEEPEDEYEINTPTAFSPSVYSTPEPQNDFYDITTTSQPKPPIIFNPSPFPQPTPTALKPEPVRPTQYRPLAPQPFNPIRNEPLNKPQPARLQPLSSRPQRPVFRPEPKPFIEDEDVQPIRYSRPQETINRAPVKSAPQQKYTPSNSREKKPVAQIIRKYREENDDGSITWGFENDDGSFKEETIGVDCITRGRYGYVDPDGLKREYNYETGIPCDKAKEEQEEKGFVDYQENKAVLPNGITIDLNAMGKKTKRPFRSTANH; translated from the coding sequence ATATGTATGCTGTGTGCCATCACAGCTTATGCTCAAAATGAAGGACCTGCTCCACCGAGATTGCAGATCCCCGGTGCAATCCCGATAGGCGGACCCATTAGACAAGGCGGTTTCCGACAGGGGAGAATATCTCCAGTACCCGGCGCGATCCCCAGGTCAAGAAGGCCCGGCCTGGCCAGACCGTCTTTCAAATCCGTGGACGCGTCACCACGACCCAGCCTTCAATCACTAGAGGAGCCGGCAAAACCCGTTACAGAAGAGCCGGAAGATGAATATGAAATCAACACTCCGACTGCTTTCTCACCCAGCGTATACTCCACGCCTGAACCACAAAACGATTTCTACGACATTACGACTACTTCTCAACCGAAACCACCGATCATTTTTAATCCATCGCCATTCCCACAACCGACACCTACAGCTTTGAAACCAGAACCTGTGAGGCCTACACAATACAGACCATTGGCTCCCCAACCCTTTAACCCCATAAGGAACGAGCCACTTAATAAACCACAACCCGCTAGACTTCAACCTCTTTCTAGCAGACCACAGCGTCCTGTGTTCAGACCAGAACCTAAACCATTCATTGAAGATGAAGATGTCCAGCCCATCAGATACTCTAGGCCTCAGGAAACTATTAACCGTGCTCCCGTAAAAAGCGCCCCTCAACAGAAATATACTCCATCAAACTCCAGGGAGAAGAAACCCGTTGCCCAAATTATCCGTAAATACAGAGAAGAAAACGATGACGGAAGTATTACATGGGGTTTCGAGAACGATGATGGTTCTTTCAAGGAGGAGACGATTGGCGTAGACTGTATCACTCGCGGCAGATATGGATACGTTGACCCCGACGGCCTCAAACGTGAATACAACTACGAAACTGGTATCCCGTGCGATAAAGCCAAAGAGGAACAAGAGGAGAAGGGCTTTGTGGATTATCAGGAGAACAAAGCCGTTTTACCCAATGGTATTACAATAGATCTCAATGCTATGGGTAAGAAAACCAAGAGGCCATTTAGATCAACGGCCAATCATTAG
- the LOC115445626 gene encoding histone deacetylase complex subunit SAP18, whose product MKMAGLESMIVEEVKPTEKPVDREKTCPLLLRVFCSTGRHNSPGDYARGNVPQNELQIYTWMDATLRELTGLVKEVNPETRRKGTYFDFAIVYPDMRSPTYRMREIGVTCSGQRGGDDNKTLGQVKFQIGNYLDISITPPNRMPPPMRRPQPYMNNRQY is encoded by the exons atgaaaatggcTGGTTTAGAGTCCATGATTGTCGAAGAGGTTAAACCTACAGAGAAACCGGTTGATCGGgaaaag ACTTGCCCACTTCTGCTCCGAGTATTCTGTTCCACCGGCAGACACAATTCTCCAGGAGACTATGCACGAGGCAACGTACCACAGAACGAGTTACAAATTTACACGTGGATGGATGCTACACTACGAGAACTGACTGGCCTTGTTAAGGAAGTCAACCCTGAAACTAGGCGTAAAGGAACATACTTTGATTTCGCAATAGTGTACCCTGATATGCGATCTCCGACCTACAGAATGAGAGAAATAGGTGTTACCTGCTCAGGACAGAGAGGCGGCGATGACAATAAGACATTGGGTCAAGTcaaatttcaaattggaaattATTTGGATATTTCAATAACTCCACCTAATAGAATGCCACCACCAATGAGACGTCCCCAACCATATATGAATAATCGTCAATATTGA